A genomic segment from Parolsenella catena encodes:
- a CDS encoding radical SAM protein, whose product MEQMPREYASCHLCPRSCGANRAAGARGACGATSSLRVARSALHFWEEPPISGEAGSGAIFFSACTLRCVFCQNAQISSGNFGADISVARVAQMMLELQDQGALNINLVTPGHFAPQVVEAARLAREAGLSIPIVCNTGGYETPECVRLLSQVVDVWLTDFKYASADLAARLSRARDYPEVASRALSAMLESVRACGGAANGQDGRMLRGIIVRHLVLPGHAQDSMAVLDRVWELAGNDVDISVMNQYTPNEACRAHGGELARAVTDEEYELVLDHADDLGFERMWWQQGGTVSESFVPAFDMTGVDGPELELPRRD is encoded by the coding sequence ATGGAGCAGATGCCGCGCGAATACGCCTCTTGCCACCTCTGCCCGCGCTCGTGCGGGGCAAACCGTGCCGCGGGGGCGCGGGGAGCCTGCGGGGCCACGTCGAGCCTGCGCGTGGCCCGCTCGGCCCTGCACTTCTGGGAGGAGCCGCCCATCTCGGGCGAGGCCGGCTCCGGCGCCATCTTCTTCTCGGCCTGCACGCTTCGCTGCGTCTTCTGCCAGAACGCCCAGATCAGCTCGGGCAACTTCGGGGCGGACATCTCCGTTGCCCGCGTGGCCCAGATGATGCTCGAGCTCCAGGACCAGGGCGCGCTCAACATCAACCTCGTGACCCCCGGCCACTTTGCGCCGCAGGTCGTCGAGGCGGCGCGCTTGGCCCGCGAGGCCGGCCTCTCCATTCCCATCGTGTGCAACACGGGCGGCTACGAGACGCCCGAGTGCGTCCGACTGCTCTCGCAGGTCGTGGACGTGTGGCTCACGGACTTCAAGTACGCGAGCGCAGACCTTGCCGCCAGGCTTTCCCGCGCCCGCGACTATCCCGAGGTGGCCTCGCGCGCCCTCTCGGCCATGCTCGAGAGCGTGCGCGCCTGCGGTGGCGCCGCCAATGGGCAGGACGGCAGGATGCTGCGCGGCATCATCGTCCGCCACCTCGTGCTCCCGGGGCATGCGCAGGACTCCATGGCCGTGCTCGACCGCGTGTGGGAGCTTGCCGGCAACGACGTGGACATCTCCGTCATGAACCAGTACACGCCAAACGAGGCGTGCCGCGCCCACGGCGGGGAGCTAGCACGCGCCGTTACGGACGAGGAGTACGAGCTCGTGCTCGACCATGCGGACGACCTGGGATTCGAGCGCATGTGGTGGCAGCAGGGCGGCACGGTCTCGGAGAGCTTCGTGCCGGCCTTTGACATGACGGGCGTCGATGGCCCGGAGCTGGAGCTGCCCCGGCGCGACTAG
- a CDS encoding nicotinate phosphoribosyltransferase produces the protein MSLTDATRPTDVSLNTDLYELTMAQGFWESGLVDAEACFTVFFRDAPFDGGYAIACGTGQIADLVENFRYTDEDIAYLGSIQAPGGGALFKPAFLEWLGGFAMDVDVWAVPEGQVVFPREPLVRVQGPMAACQLIETALLNLVNFQTLVATKTARVVQAAEGHAVSDFGLRRAQGPDGGLAVARASYVGGASSTSNCLAGKIYGIPVFGTHAHSWVMAFPSELEAFRAFARTSPKNCVLLVDTYDVHQGVANAITVAKEMEAAGERLAAVRIDSGDLAKLSKFARRAFDEAGLPYVRVSASNDLDEYTIQSLFAQGAPIDSFGVGTKLATCDPQPSLGGVYKLSAVRKAGESSWRPTMKLSEVAYKRTIPGIQQVARFYDEAGCPVGDVIYDETMPQATPSAAVDVMDAETTYDFAGYECQDLLVPVVRGGVRAGEAPTLEESKRACKDALMHLDPAVRRFLNPQVYPVGIEAELSRLRQRLVREERTAQRA, from the coding sequence ATGTCGCTCACGGACGCAACGAGGCCCACGGACGTCTCGCTCAACACGGACCTGTACGAGCTCACGATGGCCCAGGGATTCTGGGAGAGCGGCCTCGTGGACGCCGAGGCGTGCTTCACGGTCTTCTTCCGCGACGCACCGTTCGACGGCGGCTACGCTATCGCCTGCGGCACGGGCCAGATCGCGGACCTGGTCGAGAACTTCCGCTACACGGACGAGGACATCGCCTACCTTGGCTCCATCCAGGCTCCGGGTGGCGGCGCGCTGTTCAAGCCAGCATTCCTCGAGTGGCTGGGCGGCTTTGCGATGGACGTCGACGTCTGGGCCGTGCCCGAGGGGCAGGTCGTGTTCCCGCGTGAGCCGCTCGTGCGCGTGCAGGGACCCATGGCCGCCTGCCAGCTCATCGAGACCGCCCTGCTCAACCTCGTGAACTTCCAGACGCTCGTGGCCACCAAGACCGCGCGCGTGGTCCAGGCCGCCGAGGGCCATGCGGTCTCCGACTTTGGCCTGCGCCGCGCCCAGGGGCCGGACGGCGGCCTTGCCGTGGCCCGCGCCTCCTACGTGGGCGGCGCGAGCTCCACGTCCAACTGCCTTGCGGGCAAGATCTACGGTATCCCCGTCTTTGGCACGCACGCCCACTCCTGGGTCATGGCGTTTCCCTCCGAGCTCGAGGCCTTCCGCGCCTTTGCCCGCACGAGCCCCAAGAACTGCGTGTTGCTCGTGGACACCTACGACGTCCACCAGGGCGTGGCCAACGCCATCACCGTCGCCAAGGAGATGGAGGCGGCGGGCGAGCGCCTTGCGGCCGTGCGCATCGACTCGGGTGACCTCGCCAAGCTCTCCAAGTTCGCGCGCAGGGCGTTTGACGAGGCGGGCCTTCCCTACGTGAGGGTGTCGGCCTCCAACGACCTCGACGAGTACACCATCCAGTCGCTGTTTGCCCAGGGTGCGCCCATCGACTCGTTTGGCGTGGGCACCAAGCTCGCCACGTGCGACCCGCAGCCCTCGCTCGGCGGCGTCTACAAGCTCAGCGCCGTCCGCAAGGCCGGTGAGAGCTCCTGGCGCCCCACGATGAAGCTGTCCGAGGTTGCCTACAAGCGCACGATCCCCGGCATCCAGCAGGTGGCGCGCTTCTATGACGAGGCGGGCTGCCCGGTGGGAGACGTCATCTACGACGAGACGATGCCCCAGGCCACCCCGAGCGCCGCCGTTGACGTCATGGACGCCGAGACCACCTATGACTTTGCCGGCTACGAGTGCCAAGACCTTCTCGTCCCCGTCGTGCGCGGCGGCGTGCGCGCGGGCGAGGCTCCGACCCTCGAGGAGTCCAAGCGCGCGTGCAAGGATGCCCTCATGCACCTTGACCCGGCCGTTCGCCGCTTCCTGAACCCGCAGGTCTATCCCGTGGGCATCGAGGCGGAGCTCTCGCGCCTGCGCCAGCGCCTCGTGCGCGAGGAGCGCACGGCCCAGCGGGCCTAG
- the argS gene encoding arginine--tRNA ligase, which yields MVETIEKLVRAAVEEAQAAGELPQFEVADLGLERPADSSHGDWTSTVALRSAKAARMAPRAIAEAIAKHLPDSPEVDHVDVAGPGFVNIYLSVAAGNEVFRTARVQGADFGRSDLGAGQRVQVEFVSANPVGPLHIGHGRWAALGDSLSRVLEHAGYDVEREYYVNDHGNQMNTFGNSVSERYLQLAQIMDEKGVDAHAAHEALIADWSAFVEDEADEHPDSHPYMDAFRAKLGADSYGGDYIIDLAAHFMEADGTRWVSADAEERMLSFRERGYKLMLDDIRQTCTDMRTDFDQWFSERSLYEKDANGTSAVDRAFARLREQGYLFEKDGALWFRSTDFGDDKDRVLVKADGAYTYFASDVAYHWNKYERVDHVIDVWGADHHGYIARVRAATDALGYEGKFEVLLGQLVNLLRNGQPVKMSKRKGTMVPLRELLDEVGADATRFTLVSKSSNQMIDFDIEAVKRQDNTNPVYYVQYAHARICSILRRAAGVTAEQAAKLGMNEVALRACPIDCDLSVLTDPTEAALARKLGEFGELVEGCARDRAPFRLTHYAQELAAAFHAFYTVCQVLPSEGRPVDAVVSTARLAACDACRRVLALTLSLIGVSAPERM from the coding sequence GTGGTCGAGACGATCGAGAAGCTGGTCCGCGCAGCGGTCGAGGAGGCGCAGGCGGCCGGTGAGCTGCCTCAGTTCGAGGTCGCTGACCTCGGTCTCGAGCGCCCGGCCGATTCCTCGCACGGAGACTGGACGAGCACCGTTGCCCTGCGCAGCGCCAAGGCCGCCCGCATGGCGCCCCGCGCCATCGCCGAGGCCATCGCCAAGCACCTGCCCGACTCGCCCGAGGTCGACCACGTGGACGTCGCCGGACCCGGCTTCGTCAACATCTACCTGTCCGTGGCCGCCGGCAACGAGGTCTTTCGCACGGCTCGCGTCCAGGGCGCCGACTTCGGCCGCTCCGACCTCGGCGCCGGCCAGCGCGTCCAGGTGGAGTTCGTCTCGGCCAACCCCGTGGGCCCGCTGCACATCGGCCACGGACGCTGGGCGGCCCTGGGAGACTCGCTCTCCCGCGTCCTCGAGCACGCGGGCTATGACGTGGAGCGCGAATACTACGTCAACGACCACGGCAACCAGATGAACACGTTCGGCAACTCCGTGTCCGAGCGCTACCTGCAGCTCGCCCAGATCATGGACGAGAAGGGCGTCGACGCCCACGCCGCCCACGAGGCCCTCATCGCCGACTGGAGCGCCTTCGTCGAGGACGAGGCCGACGAGCACCCCGACTCCCACCCCTACATGGACGCCTTCCGCGCCAAGCTCGGTGCCGACTCCTACGGCGGAGACTACATCATCGACCTCGCCGCCCACTTCATGGAGGCCGACGGCACGCGCTGGGTCAGCGCGGACGCCGAGGAGCGCATGCTGTCGTTCCGCGAGCGCGGCTACAAGCTCATGCTCGACGACATCCGCCAGACCTGCACGGACATGCGCACCGACTTTGACCAGTGGTTCTCCGAGCGTTCCCTCTACGAGAAGGACGCAAACGGCACGAGTGCCGTCGACCGTGCCTTCGCACGCCTGCGCGAGCAGGGATACCTGTTCGAGAAGGACGGCGCCCTGTGGTTCCGCTCCACCGACTTCGGTGACGACAAGGACCGCGTGCTCGTGAAGGCCGATGGCGCCTACACCTACTTTGCCTCCGACGTGGCCTACCACTGGAACAAGTACGAGCGCGTCGACCACGTCATCGACGTGTGGGGCGCCGACCACCACGGCTACATCGCCCGCGTGCGCGCCGCCACCGATGCCCTGGGCTACGAGGGCAAGTTCGAGGTGCTCCTCGGCCAGCTCGTGAACCTGCTGCGCAACGGCCAGCCCGTCAAGATGAGCAAGCGCAAGGGCACCATGGTCCCGCTGCGCGAGCTGCTCGACGAGGTGGGTGCCGACGCCACGCGCTTCACGCTCGTGTCCAAGAGCTCCAACCAGATGATCGACTTTGACATCGAGGCCGTGAAGCGCCAGGACAACACGAACCCCGTCTACTACGTCCAGTACGCCCACGCGCGCATCTGCTCCATCCTGCGCCGCGCCGCCGGCGTGACGGCCGAGCAGGCCGCCAAGCTCGGCATGAACGAGGTTGCCCTGCGCGCCTGCCCGATCGACTGCGACCTGTCCGTGCTCACCGACCCCACCGAGGCCGCGCTTGCCCGCAAGCTCGGCGAGTTCGGGGAGCTCGTCGAGGGGTGCGCCCGCGACCGCGCTCCGTTCCGCCTCACGCACTACGCGCAGGAGCTCGCCGCGGCGTTCCACGCCTTCTACACCGTCTGCCAGGTGCTGCCCAGCGAGGGACGCCCGGTCGACGCGGTCGTCTCCACGGCCCGACTCGCCGCCTGCGACGCCTGCCGTCGCGTGCTCGCGCTCACGCTCTCGCTCATCGGCGTCAGCGCCCCGGAGCGCATGTAG
- a CDS encoding MarR family transcriptional regulator, with protein sequence MCEYLSVRRAFGLVRQSTPASGRVTFDELGIMCHLANVGKPLRTSEIAEHQGVLRPTMTHRAWHLSELGLIERRMGRTDRRSVCCSLTDAGVSEVRRIVTGVCRNITAGMPLCRCTPRRMSLIIDECARATVSSADMVLMALADTADNERGRTVSELVSYLGLLQPTVSMAVSSLEKAGLAGRSEPDARGIAGVCLADAGRRRARQVEEQLESLRVGHARANSPSVL encoded by the coding sequence GTGTGTGAGTATCTATCCGTACGCCGGGCCTTTGGCCTGGTGCGCCAGTCCACGCCTGCCTCCGGCCGCGTCACGTTCGACGAGCTCGGCATCATGTGCCACCTCGCGAACGTGGGCAAGCCGCTCCGCACTTCGGAGATAGCCGAGCACCAGGGAGTGCTCAGACCAACCATGACGCACAGGGCCTGGCACCTTTCCGAGCTTGGCCTCATCGAGCGTCGCATGGGTCGGACCGACCGCAGGAGCGTCTGCTGCTCCCTGACGGACGCGGGCGTGAGCGAGGTCAGGCGCATCGTCACGGGCGTCTGTCGCAACATCACGGCCGGCATGCCCCTGTGCCGCTGCACCCCTCGCAGGATGTCGCTCATCATCGACGAGTGCGCGAGGGCCACCGTGTCCTCTGCCGACATGGTGCTCATGGCCCTTGCCGACACGGCTGACAACGAGCGTGGCCGTACGGTAAGCGAGCTCGTCTCCTACCTTGGCCTTTTGCAGCCGACGGTGTCCATGGCCGTCTCTTCCCTCGAGAAGGCCGGCCTCGCCGGTCGCTCCGAGCCGGATGCGCGCGGCATCGCCGGCGTGTGCCTCGCGGACGCGGGCAGGCGGCGCGCGAGGCAGGTTGAGGAGCAGCTCGAGTCGCTTCGAGTCGGTCATGCTCGCGCGAACAGCCCTTCAGTGCTATAG